A genomic stretch from Vulpes lagopus strain Blue_001 chromosome 11, ASM1834538v1, whole genome shotgun sequence includes:
- the LOC121472094 gene encoding olfactory receptor 1030-like: MLKNNYTAVTEFILLGLTDRAELQPVLFVVFLVIYLITVLGNVSMILLIRSDSKLHTPMYFFLSHLSFVDLCYTTSVAPQMLVHFLSKRKAISFLGCLLQFHFFIALVITDYYMLTVMAYDRYVAICKPLLYGSKMSRCVCFYLVAIPYIYGFVNGLAQTILMLHLSFCGPNEINHFYCADPPLIVLACSDTYVKETAMFVVAGFNLTCSLAIILISYIFIFSTILRIHSAEGRRKAFSTCGSHLTAVTIFYGTLFCMHLRPPSETSVEQSKIVAVFYIFVSPMLNPFIYSLRNKDVKSAIRKVVQKELLFK, from the coding sequence ATGTTAAAGAACAACTACACAGCAGTGACTGAGTTTATTCTCCTGGGACTGACAGATCGAGCTGAGTTGCAGCCTGTCCTTTTTGTGGTCTTCCTAGTCATCTACCTTATCACAGTGCTTGGCAATGTTAGCATGATTTTGTTAATCAGAAGTGACTCAAAACTTCACACTCCAATGTACTTCTTCCTCAGTCATCTCTCTTTTGTGGACCTCTGTTATACTACCAGTGTTGCTCCACAGATGCTGGTTCATTTCTTATCCAAGAGAAAAGCCATTTCCTTCTTGGGTTGCCTTCTGCAATTCCACTTTTTCATTGCCCTGGTGATCACCGATTATTATATGCTCACagtgatggcctatgaccgctacgtggccatctgcaaaccccTGTTGTATGGCAGCAAGATGTCCAGGTGTGTCTGCTTCTATCTCGTTGCCATCCCTTATATTTATGGCTTTGTGAATGGTCTGGCACAGACCATCCTGATGCTTCACCTCTCCTTCTGTGGACCCAATGAAATCAACCACTTTTACTGTGCAGACCCACCTCTCATAGTCCTTGCCTGCTCAGACACTTATGTCAAAGAAACTGCCATGTTTGTGGTGGCTGGTTTCAACCTCACCTGTTCTCTAGCCATCATTCTCAtctcatacattttcattttctccaccaTTCTGCGCATCCACTCTGCTGAGGGGAGACGCAAAGCCTTCTCCACCTGTGGGTCCCATTTGACGGCTGTCACCATCTTTTATGGGACTCTGTTCTGCATGCACCTGAGACCCCCTTCTGAGACATCTGTAGAACAGAGCAAAATTGTTGCCGTGTTTTATATCTTTGTGAGTCCTATGTTAAACCCTTTTATTTATAGCCTGCGGAACAAAGATGTTAAAAGTGCAATCAGGAAAGTTGTCCAAaaggaattattatttaaatag